The following coding sequences lie in one Desulfovibrio aminophilus DSM 12254 genomic window:
- a CDS encoding ATP-dependent helicase encodes MPIDFEHDLNPEQLQAALHTDGPVLVISGAGSGKTRTIVYRLARLVELGVPPEQILLLTFTRKAAQEMLSRAGALLNRPLAGTGGGTFHSFAYSVLRRHPQLVGTTGGITLMDRGDAEDAIRDVRDGLGLGKSDRSFPKRATVADCITKSRNKELPLKELLEREAYHLMPYLGDLEALAAGYESFKRGHGLADYDDLLFLLERALTEQDWLREELRTRHRYIMVDEYQDTNLVQARIVRLLAGRAGNVMAVGDDAQSIYAFRGANVANILDFPKDFPGARIIRLERNYRSTQPILDLTNHILDGALQKFDKRLVAARQGGNRPLLVQPLSDQSQARQVLNTVIELARRHPLHEIAVLFRAGYQSFPLEAALSQMGLAYQKYGGIRFHEAAHVKDALAYLRLTRNPADLLSWQRALAHIKGVGTKTATRIAQAILAGDQKALDKKVKKHAELGALLRDMDTLRRTAKTPAGALEQILAFYTPILVSQYPDDYPKRQAGLEQLLQIAASYQDVDAFLADLSLDGEQQESRREDALVLSTVHSAKGLEWNAVLIIDLVQDRFPSKRALSRPEDLEEERRLLYVACTRARDELALFVPGSLYNRYNGITEPAIPSPFVSELPESCFQRVQESYLGGVRPLAAPASRPAAANAPERPRGPVNAPGELGRCKHKIFGPGKIVARLEDNKFRVNFPGFGLKVIVGDYLEML; translated from the coding sequence ATGCCCATAGACTTCGAACATGATCTCAACCCCGAGCAGCTTCAGGCCGCGCTCCACACGGACGGCCCGGTGCTGGTCATTTCCGGGGCCGGTTCGGGCAAGACCCGGACCATCGTCTATCGCTTGGCCCGCCTCGTGGAGCTGGGCGTGCCCCCGGAGCAGATCCTGCTCCTGACCTTCACCCGCAAGGCCGCCCAGGAGATGCTCTCCCGGGCCGGAGCCCTGCTGAACCGTCCCCTGGCCGGGACCGGCGGGGGCACCTTCCATTCCTTCGCCTACTCCGTGCTGCGCCGCCACCCGCAACTGGTCGGAACCACCGGCGGCATCACGCTCATGGACCGGGGCGACGCCGAGGACGCCATCCGCGACGTGCGCGACGGGCTCGGCCTGGGCAAGTCCGACCGCTCCTTCCCCAAGCGGGCCACGGTGGCGGACTGCATCACCAAGTCCCGCAACAAGGAACTGCCGCTCAAGGAACTGCTGGAGCGCGAGGCCTACCACCTGATGCCCTACCTGGGCGACCTGGAAGCCCTGGCCGCGGGCTATGAGAGCTTCAAACGCGGCCACGGGCTGGCGGACTACGACGACCTGCTCTTCCTCCTGGAGCGGGCCCTGACGGAGCAGGACTGGCTGCGCGAGGAACTGCGCACCCGACACCGCTACATCATGGTCGACGAATACCAGGACACGAACCTGGTCCAGGCCCGCATCGTGCGTCTGCTGGCGGGCCGCGCGGGCAACGTCATGGCCGTGGGCGACGACGCCCAGTCCATCTACGCCTTCCGGGGGGCCAATGTGGCCAACATCCTGGATTTCCCAAAGGATTTCCCAGGGGCCAGGATCATCCGCCTGGAACGCAACTACCGCTCCACTCAGCCCATCCTGGACCTGACCAACCACATTCTGGACGGCGCGCTCCAAAAATTCGACAAGCGGCTGGTGGCCGCGCGCCAGGGCGGCAACCGCCCTCTGCTGGTCCAACCCCTGAGCGACCAAAGCCAAGCCCGCCAGGTGCTCAACACGGTCATCGAGCTGGCCCGCCGCCACCCGTTGCATGAGATCGCCGTACTCTTCCGCGCCGGATACCAGTCCTTCCCTCTGGAGGCGGCGCTCTCCCAGATGGGCCTGGCCTACCAGAAGTACGGCGGCATCCGCTTCCACGAGGCCGCGCACGTCAAGGACGCCCTGGCCTATCTGCGCCTGACCCGCAACCCGGCGGACCTGCTCTCCTGGCAGCGGGCCCTGGCCCACATCAAGGGTGTGGGAACCAAGACCGCCACCCGCATCGCCCAGGCCATCCTGGCCGGAGACCAGAAAGCCCTCGACAAGAAGGTCAAGAAACACGCCGAGCTGGGTGCGTTGCTGCGGGATATGGATACCCTGCGCCGCACGGCCAAAACCCCGGCCGGGGCCCTGGAACAGATCCTGGCCTTCTACACGCCCATCCTGGTGAGCCAATACCCGGACGACTATCCCAAGCGTCAGGCCGGGCTGGAGCAGTTGCTCCAGATCGCGGCCTCCTATCAGGACGTGGACGCCTTCTTGGCGGACCTGAGCCTGGACGGCGAACAGCAGGAATCGCGCCGCGAGGACGCCCTGGTGCTTTCCACCGTGCATTCGGCCAAGGGCCTGGAGTGGAACGCCGTACTCATCATCGATCTGGTCCAGGACCGTTTCCCCTCCAAACGGGCCCTGTCCCGGCCCGAGGATCTGGAAGAGGAGCGCCGCCTGCTCTATGTGGCCTGCACCCGGGCCCGCGACGAACTGGCCCTGTTCGTTCCCGGCTCACTCTACAACCGCTATAACGGCATCACCGAACCGGCCATCCCTTCGCCCTTCGTCAGCGAGCTGCCCGAGTCCTGCTTCCAGCGGGTCCAGGAGTCCTATCTCGGCGGCGTACGCCCCCTGGCCGCCCCGGCTTCCCGCCCGGCCGCCGCGAACGCTCCGGAACGGCCGCGAGGGCCTGTAAACGCGCCCGGCGAACTGGGGCGTTGCAAGCACAAGATCTTCGGCCCGGGCAAGATCGTGGCCCGCCTGGAAGACAACAAGTTCCGGGTGAACTTCCCCGGGTTCGGGCTCAAGGTCATTGTGGGCGACTACCTGGAAATGTTATAG
- a CDS encoding DUF2156 domain-containing protein, translating into MPLAFEPLSLDRQFDYGQILAATPEVTSDYAFANIWGWAEHYGLEWAFAGGLIWIRQTRPDLVYWAPMGPWDDYRWTECKAVTEAATFTRVPETLARVWKDAFNGGIRLSAARDHWDYVYSVPDLVALPGEMYRKKREQLERFKNDNLWQYSCMTPDCVEEVLDMQADWFRWREEENEHSPALEAENHAITRVLQHMDRLTCLMGGTVRVEGRIVAYTVAECLSKDTLVIHFEKADTRFPGAYQAINQMFLEHAGKDFAFVNREQDLGEEGLRKAKLSYNPARFGKKYDVVLG; encoded by the coding sequence ATGCCCCTCGCATTTGAACCGCTGAGCCTCGACCGCCAGTTTGATTACGGGCAAATCCTGGCGGCCACGCCGGAAGTCACCTCGGACTACGCTTTCGCCAACATCTGGGGCTGGGCCGAGCACTACGGCCTGGAATGGGCCTTCGCCGGGGGCTTGATCTGGATTCGCCAGACCCGTCCGGACCTCGTGTACTGGGCCCCCATGGGCCCCTGGGACGACTACCGCTGGACCGAATGCAAGGCCGTGACCGAGGCCGCGACATTCACCCGCGTGCCCGAAACCCTGGCCCGGGTCTGGAAGGACGCCTTCAACGGCGGCATCCGCCTGAGCGCCGCCCGCGACCACTGGGACTACGTCTATTCCGTTCCCGACCTCGTCGCCCTGCCCGGCGAGATGTACCGCAAGAAGCGTGAGCAGTTGGAGCGGTTCAAGAACGACAATCTCTGGCAGTACAGCTGCATGACCCCGGATTGTGTGGAGGAAGTGCTCGACATGCAGGCCGACTGGTTCCGCTGGCGCGAGGAAGAGAACGAACACTCCCCGGCCCTGGAGGCCGAAAACCACGCCATCACCCGTGTGCTCCAGCACATGGACCGTCTGACCTGCCTCATGGGCGGCACCGTGCGCGTGGAGGGCCGCATCGTGGCCTACACCGTGGCCGAATGCCTGTCCAAGGACACCCTGGTGATCCACTTCGAAAAGGCCGACACCCGCTTCCCGGGAGCCTACCAGGCCATCAACCAGATGTTCCTCGAGCACGCGGGCAAGGACTTCGCCTTCGTCAACCGCGAACAGGATCTGGGCGAAGAAGGCCTGCGCAAGGCCAAGCTCTCCTACAACCCGGCCCGCTTCGGCAAGAAGTACGACGTGGTGCTGGGCTGA
- a CDS encoding alkaline phosphatase family protein, producing the protein MLERPRLAVLGLDGLPLSLAERLAPRLPNLASLLPGAGSIRAELPELSPVNWTSLATGEGPEVHGVFGFTRLDPASYELSIVDATQVACPTVFDRLGARGLTSRVINLPNTYPARPLRGMLVAGFVARDLERAVFPPFLAGQLARLGYRLEADTTRGAADPEYLLAGLRATLASRRAALDLLWPDLAWDLFVFVLTETDRLFHFLWSAVTEDSHPLHADCLELLTLWDKLIGVFLERYAALPEPKRLMVLADHGFTGLRTEVDLNRWLVEAGLLRLLPPGRHGSEAEWEAARIAPESAALALDPGRIHLHTRRAFGRGRLTDAEAACLAGEIREALLGLTFQGERVMEQVFFERELYPGTNGNMSPPDLLCLARPGFDLKAKFNRDAVFGRFGRDGTHTAGDAFFRDSAGSRPERMRDAGRLTLSHFGIHACP; encoded by the coding sequence ATGCTGGAGCGCCCCCGGCTGGCGGTCCTCGGGCTGGACGGCCTGCCCCTGTCCCTGGCCGAACGCCTGGCCCCTCGGCTGCCCAACCTGGCCTCGCTGCTGCCGGGGGCCGGAAGCATCCGGGCCGAGCTGCCCGAACTCTCGCCGGTGAACTGGACCTCCCTGGCCACGGGCGAGGGCCCGGAGGTCCACGGCGTGTTCGGCTTCACCCGCCTGGACCCGGCATCCTACGAGCTGTCCATCGTGGACGCCACGCAGGTGGCCTGCCCCACGGTCTTCGACCGCCTGGGCGCACGAGGCCTGACGAGCCGGGTGATCAACCTGCCCAACACCTACCCGGCCCGTCCCCTGCGCGGCATGCTCGTGGCCGGATTCGTGGCCCGGGATCTGGAACGGGCCGTGTTCCCGCCCTTCCTGGCCGGGCAGTTGGCCCGCCTGGGCTATCGCCTGGAAGCCGACACCACCCGGGGCGCGGCCGATCCCGAGTACCTCCTGGCCGGTCTGCGGGCCACCCTGGCCTCGCGCCGGGCGGCCCTGGATCTGCTCTGGCCGGACTTGGCCTGGGATCTGTTCGTCTTCGTACTCACCGAGACCGACCGGCTGTTCCACTTCCTCTGGTCCGCCGTGACCGAGGACTCCCACCCCTTGCACGCCGACTGTCTGGAGCTGCTCACCCTCTGGGACAAGCTCATCGGCGTCTTTCTCGAACGCTACGCGGCCCTGCCCGAGCCCAAGCGGCTCATGGTCCTGGCCGACCACGGCTTCACCGGCCTGCGTACCGAGGTGGATCTGAACCGCTGGCTGGTGGAGGCGGGCCTGCTCCGGCTTCTGCCGCCCGGCAGGCATGGCTCCGAGGCCGAGTGGGAAGCCGCCCGAATCGCCCCGGAAAGCGCGGCCCTGGCCCTGGACCCGGGGCGCATCCACCTGCACACACGCCGGGCCTTCGGCCGGGGGCGGCTCACCGACGCCGAGGCCGCGTGCCTGGCCGGAGAAATCCGAGAAGCGCTCCTGGGCTTGACCTTCCAGGGCGAGCGGGTCATGGAACAGGTGTTTTTCGAACGTGAGCTGTACCCCGGGACCAACGGGAACATGTCCCCGCCGGATCTGCTCTGCCTGGCCCGGCCAGGCTTCGACCTGAAGGCCAAATTCAACAGGGACGCCGTCTTCGGCCGCTTCGGCCGGGACGGAACGCATACGGCGGGCGACGCCTTTTTCCGCGACTCGGCCGGAAGCCGGCCGGAGCGGATGCGCGACGCGGGCCGCCTCACCCTGAGCCATTTCGGAATCCACGCATGCCCATAG
- the cbiM gene encoding cobalt transporter CbiM has product MHISEGILSAPVLLTGAALAVAGVAVGLKRLPPERMPQAAILSSAFFVASLVHVPVGFTSAHLILNGLLGAILGWAAFPAILVALLLQAVLFQFGGLTVLGVNTTTMALPAVLCALACRPLLLSPDNRRAGLGGFICGSLAVFLSGILVALALIGTGETFTHAAWAIFLANLPICLIEGFVTAAAVVFLRRVKPEVLSGALA; this is encoded by the coding sequence ATGCACATCTCCGAAGGCATTCTTTCCGCTCCGGTACTTCTGACGGGAGCCGCCCTGGCCGTCGCGGGCGTCGCCGTCGGCCTGAAGCGACTGCCTCCCGAACGCATGCCCCAGGCTGCCATTCTCTCCTCGGCCTTCTTCGTGGCTTCCCTGGTGCATGTCCCGGTCGGCTTCACCAGCGCCCACCTCATCCTCAACGGCCTGCTGGGCGCGATCCTCGGCTGGGCCGCCTTCCCGGCCATCCTCGTGGCCCTGCTGCTCCAGGCCGTGCTCTTCCAATTCGGCGGCCTGACAGTGCTCGGCGTGAACACCACGACCATGGCCCTGCCCGCCGTACTCTGCGCCCTGGCCTGCCGCCCCCTGCTGCTCTCGCCGGACAACCGCCGCGCGGGCCTGGGCGGGTTCATCTGCGGTTCCCTGGCCGTATTCCTCTCCGGCATCCTGGTGGCCCTGGCCCTCATCGGCACGGGCGAAACCTTCACGCACGCGGCCTGGGCCATCTTCCTGGCCAACCTGCCGATCTGCCTCATCGAGGGCTTCGTCACGGCCGCCGCAGTGGTCTTCCTGCGCCGGGTCAAGCCCGAGGTTCTCTCCGGCGCGCTGGCCTGA
- a CDS encoding MATE family efflux transporter, with translation MNRSPEGLDQSPYRTIWTLSWPQILMMVFNFLIGFVDVWTAGRINREVQASLGLITQSLFFFLIVATAVANAGVAAIGQSLGAGRELRARRYVGLCILLALVMGGLLMLLGLPLKSLLLSALQVPDSIRPVTEYFLWVYLLLLPSYSLLIVLNAVFRARKQVFFPLYSMAVVTILNTVGDLGLGLGWWGLPELGYQGLAWATFWSVTLGAAANVAALWKEGLLARATFAPWRWVRRALPYLYKVSWPSVVMQVVWHSGYLVLYAITAALPRDNVASLAGMSAGIRVESLLFLPAFAFNMTAGILVGHSLGAGRFEEARSYGYRILVIGLVCIVAVSLVVWQFLEPLAAFLAPDPAVQREAVNYLFWNLLAIPFTLTTMILAGAFNGAGATHFNMVIMGLATWCLRLPLAYVLGHLVMGRASGIWISMLASQAAQSLVMLYVYAFKDWSCHGMIKHKHCKKEAAHAPRI, from the coding sequence ATGAACAGATCGCCCGAGGGCCTGGACCAGTCGCCCTACCGCACCATCTGGACCCTCTCCTGGCCCCAGATCCTGATGATGGTCTTCAACTTCCTCATCGGCTTCGTGGACGTCTGGACCGCCGGGCGCATCAACCGCGAGGTCCAGGCCTCCCTCGGGCTCATCACCCAGTCGCTGTTCTTCTTCCTCATCGTGGCCACGGCCGTGGCCAACGCGGGCGTGGCCGCCATCGGCCAATCCCTGGGCGCGGGCCGGGAACTTCGCGCGCGGCGTTATGTGGGCCTCTGCATCCTCCTGGCCCTGGTCATGGGTGGCCTGCTCATGCTCCTGGGCCTGCCGCTGAAGAGCCTCCTGCTCTCGGCCCTGCAGGTGCCCGACTCCATCCGGCCGGTCACGGAATACTTCCTTTGGGTCTACCTGCTCCTCCTGCCGTCCTATTCCCTGCTCATCGTGCTCAACGCCGTGTTCCGGGCCCGCAAGCAGGTCTTTTTCCCGCTCTACTCCATGGCCGTGGTGACGATCTTGAACACCGTGGGCGACCTGGGCCTGGGCCTGGGCTGGTGGGGCCTGCCGGAACTGGGCTACCAAGGTCTGGCCTGGGCCACCTTCTGGTCCGTGACCCTGGGCGCGGCCGCCAACGTGGCCGCCCTTTGGAAGGAGGGCCTCCTGGCCAGGGCAACTTTCGCGCCCTGGCGCTGGGTGCGCCGGGCCCTGCCCTATCTCTACAAGGTTTCCTGGCCCTCGGTGGTCATGCAGGTGGTCTGGCACTCGGGCTATCTCGTACTGTACGCCATCACCGCCGCCCTGCCCCGGGACAACGTCGCGTCCCTGGCGGGCATGTCGGCGGGCATCCGCGTGGAGTCCCTGCTCTTTCTGCCGGCCTTCGCCTTCAACATGACGGCGGGCATCCTGGTGGGCCACTCCCTGGGAGCGGGCCGCTTCGAGGAGGCCCGCTCCTACGGCTACCGCATCCTGGTCATCGGCCTGGTCTGCATCGTGGCCGTGTCCCTGGTGGTCTGGCAGTTCCTGGAGCCCCTGGCGGCCTTCCTGGCCCCGGATCCGGCCGTCCAGCGCGAGGCGGTGAACTATCTGTTCTGGAACCTGCTGGCCATCCCCTTCACCCTGACCACCATGATCCTTGCCGGAGCCTTCAACGGCGCGGGAGCCACCCATTTCAACATGGTCATCATGGGCCTGGCGACCTGGTGCCTGCGCCTGCCCCTGGCCTACGTGCTCGGACACCTCGTCATGGGCCGGGCCTCGGGCATCTGGATCTCCATGCTCGCCTCCCAGGCCGCGCAATCCCTGGTCATGCTCTACGTCTATGCCTTCAAGGACTGGTCCTGCCACGGCATGATCAAACACAAACACTGCAAAAAGGAAGCAGCGCATGCCCCTCGCATTTGA
- a CDS encoding HDIG domain-containing metalloprotein: MISRDEALSLLKSRNNEQHLIVHALETEAVMRGLARRLGRDEELWGLAGLLHDLDYAETKDETARHGLLTVEMLDGRLPDESLAAIMRHACELNNGEAPATEFDFALRCGETVTGLVHANALVRPGGLDGMEPKSLKKKMKEKAFAAAVNREIIRECEKLGLELGEFFQIAIGAVTSIRAEVGLA; the protein is encoded by the coding sequence ATGATCAGCCGCGACGAGGCCCTGAGCCTGCTGAAGAGCCGCAACAACGAACAACACCTCATCGTGCATGCCTTGGAGACCGAGGCCGTGATGCGCGGGCTGGCCCGCCGCCTGGGCCGGGACGAGGAACTCTGGGGCCTGGCCGGTCTGCTGCACGACCTGGACTATGCCGAGACCAAGGACGAAACCGCCCGGCACGGGCTGCTCACGGTGGAGATGCTGGACGGCCGCCTGCCGGACGAGTCCCTGGCGGCCATCATGCGCCACGCCTGCGAGCTGAACAACGGCGAGGCCCCGGCCACGGAGTTCGACTTCGCCCTGCGCTGCGGCGAGACCGTCACCGGGCTGGTCCACGCCAACGCCCTGGTGCGGCCCGGCGGGCTCGACGGCATGGAGCCCAAGAGTCTGAAAAAGAAGATGAAGGAGAAGGCCTTCGCCGCCGCCGTGAACCGCGAGATCATCCGCGAATGCGAAAAACTCGGCCTGGAGCTGGGAGAGTTCTTCCAGATCGCCATCGGGGCCGTGACCTCAATCCGCGCCGAGGTCGGGCTGGCCTGA
- a CDS encoding energy-coupling factor ABC transporter ATP-binding protein, protein MNDAEALIETRGLVCGYPGREPVLRGLDLTLRPGERRGLVGPNGSGKTTLLFALMGLIKPSEGEIRLFGRAMTGPKEFAAARLRLGFLFQHADDQLFSPSVLDDVAFGPLNQGLSRAEARRRAEETLELLGLSDFADRVPYRLSGGEQKLVALATVLSMRPEALILDEPTTGLDRETKARIVDILNGLDIAVLAVSHEPDFLSKITNRLYSLRDGRLVESTVEPHAHVHVHAEGGLPHSHDD, encoded by the coding sequence GTGAACGACGCGGAAGCCCTTATTGAAACCCGCGGATTGGTCTGCGGCTATCCGGGACGGGAGCCGGTGCTGCGCGGACTGGACCTGACCCTGCGCCCCGGGGAACGCCGGGGCCTCGTGGGCCCCAACGGCAGCGGCAAGACCACCCTGCTCTTCGCCCTCATGGGCCTGATCAAGCCCTCGGAGGGGGAAATCCGCCTCTTCGGCCGGGCCATGACCGGCCCCAAGGAATTCGCCGCGGCCCGACTGCGCCTGGGGTTTCTCTTCCAACACGCCGACGACCAGCTCTTCAGCCCCTCCGTGCTCGACGACGTGGCCTTCGGTCCGCTGAACCAGGGGCTCTCCCGCGCCGAGGCTCGCCGCCGGGCAGAAGAAACCCTAGAATTGTTAGGACTCTCCGACTTCGCCGACCGGGTGCCCTACCGCCTCTCGGGCGGGGAGCAAAAGCTGGTGGCCTTGGCCACGGTGCTTTCCATGCGGCCCGAGGCGCTCATCCTGGACGAGCCAACCACGGGCCTGGATCGGGAGACCAAGGCCCGCATCGTGGACATCCTCAACGGGCTCGACATCGCCGTCCTGGCCGTGTCCCACGAGCCGGACTTCCTCTCCAAGATCACGAACCGGCTGTATTCCCTGCGCGACGGCAGGCTGGTGGAGAGCACGGTCGAGCCGCACGCCCACGTGCATGTGCATGCGGAGGGCGGCCTGCCCCACTCCCACGACGACTAA
- a CDS encoding winged helix-turn-helix domain-containing protein yields MSRELPQATLRVHLWFENEGGMLFGLGRVQLLREVARLGSLHKAAQALGMSYRAAWGRIKRTEAALGNPVVAKVAGRKGYALTPLGEQLVSDFSSWHAEVERFALERARIMLSWDTVGFAEGPVES; encoded by the coding sequence ATGTCCCGGGAACTTCCGCAGGCCACCCTGCGCGTCCACCTCTGGTTCGAGAACGAGGGCGGCATGCTCTTCGGCCTGGGCCGGGTCCAGCTTTTGCGCGAGGTGGCCCGGCTGGGTTCCCTGCACAAGGCCGCCCAGGCCTTGGGCATGTCCTACCGGGCCGCCTGGGGCCGCATCAAACGCACCGAGGCTGCCCTGGGCAACCCTGTGGTGGCCAAGGTGGCGGGCCGCAAAGGTTATGCCTTGACGCCCCTGGGGGAACAACTGGTGAGCGATTTTTCCTCCTGGCACGCGGAGGTTGAGCGCTTCGCCCTGGAACGCGCTCGGATCATGCTTTCCTGGGATACCGTGGGGTTCGCGGAAGGTCCGGTCGAGTCTTAG
- the cbiQ gene encoding cobalt ECF transporter T component CbiQ, with product MSDLEAPLSQGSGPIHRLDPRARLLAMLFFSIPVALARSDASALAALGFGLLALTLARPAPGLILRRLLAVNAFTAFLWVFLPLGGQGEALFHLGPLVYSREGARLALLLTLKTNAAFLAVTSLVGTIAPQDLGRALQALGLPEKFCHLLLMAHRYLFVIQREFRRLLTAAEARGFKPRTDGHTYRTYAWLLGMLLVKSWDRAERVHQAMLCRGFNGRFHSLAEFSYGARDAIFLMLAGLASAAVAGLSILEKTA from the coding sequence ATGTCCGACCTGGAAGCCCCTCTTTCCCAGGGAAGCGGTCCGATCCACCGCCTCGACCCGCGCGCGCGGCTCCTGGCCATGCTCTTCTTCAGCATTCCCGTGGCCCTGGCCCGCTCCGACGCCTCGGCCCTGGCCGCCCTGGGCTTCGGCCTCCTGGCTCTGACCTTGGCCCGCCCCGCGCCCGGCCTGATCCTGCGCCGTCTGCTGGCGGTGAACGCCTTCACGGCCTTCCTCTGGGTCTTCCTGCCCCTGGGCGGCCAGGGCGAGGCTCTTTTCCACCTGGGCCCCCTGGTCTACTCCCGCGAAGGCGCGCGACTGGCCCTGCTGCTCACCCTCAAGACCAACGCGGCCTTCCTGGCCGTGACCTCGCTCGTGGGCACCATCGCCCCCCAGGATCTGGGGCGGGCGCTCCAGGCCCTGGGCTTGCCGGAAAAATTCTGCCACCTCCTGCTCATGGCCCACCGCTATCTCTTCGTCATCCAGCGGGAATTCCGCCGTCTGCTTACGGCGGCCGAGGCGCGGGGCTTCAAACCGCGCACCGACGGGCACACCTACCGGACCTACGCATGGCTCCTGGGCATGCTCCTGGTGAAAAGTTGGGACCGGGCCGAGCGGGTACACCAAGCCATGCTCTGCCGGGGCTTCAACGGCAGATTCCACTCCTTGGCCGAGTTCTCCTACGGCGCGCGGGACGCGATCTTCTTGATGCTGGCGGGACTGGCCTCGGCGGCCGTGGCCGGACTTTCAATTCTGGAGAAAACGGCGTGA